The genomic window AGGGTGATGAGCAACGCCGGCGTCGCTGCCGCGCTGGTGGCGCTGCtggtcgtggcggcggcggcgggcgcggccggGTACCATGTCTGCGACGTGGACACGGACAGCATGGTGAGCAACTGCAGGTCCTACTGCACGGTGGGCAGCACGGAGGCCAGTCCCAGCGGCGCGTGCTGCGGCGCGGTGCACGGCGGCGACTTCCACTGCCTCTGCAAGTACAAGGACGTGCTGCCCAAGAACATCGACGCGAACCGCGCCATGCAGATCCCCGGCAAGTGCGGCTACGGGGCGACCTCCTGCTAGTCAGTCACGCACTACCAGCAGCTCGATTGGCGCCGGCCGACGCGGTCCGCCGGCCGCCGGTTGCACTAGTAGATCCTACGTAAGGTGTTAACTTTCACTCGTTCGTAGGAGTAAAGTTCTGGTCGTCTGGCCGATCCGATCGTGCTCCTGCGTGCGTGCACGCTTTGTGTTGGCGATGCATGCTACCTTTGTATCCTCTTCTGCTTTTCGTAAGTCATGTCGCTGTGTGTCTACAACCATGTCGCAGAAATAAAACTTGTTTCCCGTGTTAGCTATCTTCTAGTCTTTCTCTCTATATTGTTTTTTTCATCATCTAGTAATAATACCAACAAGCTCTGTGAAACTTCTAAAAAAAATCTGACGCACATATGTTCTTTTTAGGAACAACAATGACCTTAGGCAGAGGGTCATGAGAGAGCCTTCGGAAAATCTAAACATATTTTATGGGAGCCGCTACGCGTCCGCCGGTAGATGTCTAGTAAACATCCATCACCTCGACAGATGTCAGATCTCCGCGCGCGAGCCGTCTGATCTAACTCCTCGCACGCACGCGTCGCCTTCCCGACACATTAATTCCTGAAACAACAAACCAGTTGCAGAAACAATGGTCGCGTTGCAGAAACAATTCCTGAAACAACAATTGTGTTGCAGAAACAATTTCTGAAACAACGTCTACATTGCAGAAACAACTATCATGTTGCAAAAATTTGGAGATTGCAGAAACAATTCCTGAAACAACGGCCGGGTTGCAGAAACAATTCCTGCAACAAGACCCCTGTTGCAAAATTTGCAACAACATCGCCAGCCTCTTCTCTTTATTCCTACAACAAGACCGTTGTTGCATTTTTGGCAACAAAGACCATGTTGCTGAAAATGTCACCGCGTCGCAGACGCCATGGCTGTCTACGCTGGTGCTCCTCCAGGATGGCGGCGGCGTGGCTCCAATGGCGGTGTGCCTCACAGAGGAAAGAGAGAAAGGAGAAGgtaggagaagaggaggggcgaggCCGCACGGGTGGTGGAGCAGCATCGGTTTGATGCGTATTCATGGGACTGAACTGGAGGTAGGAGACGAGGTTAGGGAAGATATGGATGAGATCTGTTCGTTGGAGATAAGAAGGAAAAGGAGAGAGGTGGTGCAGGCCCCACATGGGCACGTGGCGCACAGAGAAGACGGTGGACGTTTAGCGTGGGATCCGTCGGGTGATTAGAATCATTTCCCTTTATATACAGCTCATAAGATCCGTAAAGGCCTTATCCATGAGGGCTCCAATTTGGCACTTCAGGCATCGAACTGCGAGCACGGCTATGTCTTGCCTTTAGCGAGACAGAAGCCAGTGGGCCGACAAGGTAGCCACGAGGCTTCGTCATGCTGACATCACAGAcatgttttctctttttttactTTTGTCTATATTTTGAAAAATACTAGATGCATATATTATGAAAAATATTTTAGTTAGTTTTATTAACTGTTCATACTACATTTAAAAACTGTTCATGTAGTTTATAAAAATTGTTCGTCCAACTTTTAGAAAATGTTTGTGTCAATCAAACAAAGCATGTGACATTTTAGAAACGCTCACTCGTTTAAAAAATTTACAAGgcatatttgaaaaaatgtttacaatgtaaaaaaatgttcatataacTTTGAAAATGTTCTGTACCATTCCAAAAAAATGTATGTTACATTTAAAGCAAATAAGCTATGTGCACGTGttcacaaaaatatttttttgacatttaaaaaatgtttatacaatgtgaAAATATGTTCACATAGTTTAAAAATGTTTCATCTCACCCAAAAGAAATTCAAcctgtatttcaaaaaaaattaaggcATATTCAGATACTGTTCAAACCTTGTATTTGGAAAAGTGTTCATAATGTGTTCTTTTTAGGAACAACAATGATCTTAGGCAGAGGGTCATGGGAGAGCCTTCGGAAAATGTAAACATGTTTTagtaatttatatatagctcataaGATCCGTAAAGGCCTTATCCACGAGGGCTCCAATTTGGCGCTTCAGGTGCCGAATTGCGGGCATGGGTATGTCTCGCCTTTAGTGAGACAGAAGCCAGTGGCCGGCCAGGTAGCCACGAGACTTCGTCATGTTGATATGACATCACatatgtgttttttattttttattttttttatattttgaaaaatacaaaatacaCATATTATGAAATATATTTTAGTTAGTTTTATTAACTATTCGTGCTACATTTTAGAACTGTTCATGTAGGTTATAAAAATTGTTCGTCCAACTTCTAGAAAATGTTTGTGTCAATCAAAAAAAGTATGTGACATTTTAGAAACGCTCACTCACTTAAAAAATTTACAAGgcatatttagaaaaatgtttacaATGTAAACAAATGTCATATAATTTCGAAAATGTTTTGTACCATTCAAAAAAAAATGCATGCTACATTTAAAGCAATGTGCACGTGTTAAAAAAAATAAtcttgtgacatttaaaaaatgtttatacattgtcaaaatatattCACATAGTTTAAAAATGTTTTGTCTCACTCAAAAGAAATTCAACCTGtatttcaaaaaataataatttaagACGTATTCAGGAACTGTTCAAACCTTGTATTTGGAAAAGTGTTCATAAtgtgtttgaatttttttaaacataataaaaaaatgttttACATCTATAGAAATGTGTGTGAAAAAAGTAGACGCCAAAACTATATTTGaacaaatattaatcatgtatttgaaaaatattaaaatattataaaaatatgttcctgatgtatacaaaaaatgtacaatgtgtattaaaatttatacatgtgttaaaaagtaaaaggaaaaggaaaacagaaaaaagaaacaaagaaaatcgaagaaaaagaaaaaccatagACAAAGCAAAAAAAAACCAATGCAGAACACTGAAAAACCGATAAAAACCACAGAAGAAATAACTCGCACACAACTGTACTGTTTGGTCGACCCAATAGCACTGCCGTtagtattcgagaaaaaaaatagCACTGCATTGTAGGCAAGACTGGTATGGGCGAGATATAGCTCAATGCGCCCATACGAACGCTTGTGTGCCGGGGCTCAAATAGTAGTCCATCGCTCGCTGAGCTTTCCTCGTtgtttttattttcgttttttttGCTCGCCGATTCATAAAAAAATGGCTACCTTTTTCTTATAGATTTGAAAAAATCATGAGATTTCTAAAAATGTCCATCCAAAGCCCCGGTGGCATCGATTGAGCTGCCACACACGAGCCCCAACAGCCCCGCGGACGAGCGGGTCTTTCAGTCGCCGCCGCTCCAGATCCACGGGGGCGTGTGGGAGAAGCCACCTCCCCATTAGATCCACTAGAGGCGCGCGAGAGAGAGGCCCCGCCAGCGCCGGCACCGTCCAGGCTATACCCGGCGGCGCTGTACGTTCGCGGCGAGGGGAGGGTATATACCCGGAGGAGGATGACCGAAGGAGGAGACCTGTGTGCCGCCCATGCCGCTCTTGAAGGATGTTAGACTGTATAGCTTCTGTATATGTGTACATATGATGCAACGTTGTACCCtttcattatatatatgtgataggccacccctagagggttgagccagttcccccaaacatattgtcttacatggtatcagactAGGTCAAACACTTCCGCTAAaccctacgccgccgccgccgctttcgtCGATCACGTCGCGCCGTCGCCATCCTTgagatcgcgccgccgccaccatgtcGGGATCCGCCGCCTCAGGCTCTTCCACGGCCAGCTACCAGCCGGCCTCCCTGGCGGCCCTCCTCTCCCGGCCCCTCGACTCTGCCGCGGCCGCATCACTCCCGATCGGGACGAGGAGCGTcggctccttcttctccttgtcgcCGGGTAACTCGCTGGTGGTCCACACCTCCAGCGCCACGACGGGCGCCTCTTCGCCCGCCTTCGTCAgcgacgccgccgtcgccccgaTGTCGGCCTCTGCCTCGGCCCTGATGGCCGGCCTCGCCGAGTCAAGCGCGGCTCCTGTGCCGTCCGTCCCCGCGGCCGCACCTGTGGCCACTGCCCCTATGGCGCCTTTGCCTCCAGCAACCTACTCCACGGGTTCcctaccgccgccgccgtttcacttcaaaaacctcatcaccatcaagttgtcgtcgaacaattacatcttctggcatgcgcaggttctcccgcttcttgggagtcactacctgcttggcTACGTCGACGGTTCTCTCCCCTGTCCCCCTGCGCTGATCGATAGCGTGCACGTCCCGGTTTACAATCCGGCGCACCGTGTTTGGATGGGGCAGGACCAGGTGAACCTCTCCTCTATCCAGGGGTCGCTCACTCCGGCCATTGCCGGTCTTGTTGTCTTTGCCAAGACGTCCCATGAGGCGTGGAGCATCCTCGAGCGCTCGTTTGcagcacagtcgcaggctcgtgtctCTGCGCTCCGTCATCAACTTGGGGAGTGTCAAAAGCTTGACTC from Triticum aestivum cultivar Chinese Spring chromosome 3B, IWGSC CS RefSeq v2.1, whole genome shotgun sequence includes these protein-coding regions:
- the LOC123066157 gene encoding uncharacterized protein, whose product is MAAGRRVMSNAGVAAALVALLVVAAAAGAAGYHVCDVDTDSMVSNCRSYCTVGSTEASPSGACCGAVHGGDFHCLCKYKDVLPKNIDANRAMQIPGKCGYGATSC